The DNA window TGAGAATGCTGGCATAACTACCACACTGCTCAGTTCCTACAATGAACAAATACCCACACAAAGTTATAAGtactttctttggtttgttttttgtttttcaagatggggtttctctgggtagccctggctaccACTCTGTAAActcgggaactcactctgtaaaccaggctggccttgaactcagagatccacctgcctctgcccgccaagtgctgggattaaatgcatgcacagCAATTAATATAATTATCATAATTACATTCTTTtttgggatagggtttctctgtgtagccttggctgtctggaaatgactctgtagaccaggccggactcaagctcacagagatccatctgcctctgcctctgcctctgcctcccaagtgctggtattaaaggcatgtgctaccaccgcccggctagtACATTCTCATATACAACCATTTTGTGTTTATCTGTAATACAGAATACTGGTTGAGACTGTTGGGGCCAATCTGGTCTGTCTTCTTAGGCAAACTCTGAACCTGTACTAACCCTGTATGAATACATTCTTGAAATGCTAAATTACTAAGATGGAgttcttttttcttattaaagCAAGTTCTCAGGATccctttgtctctgccttccaaagctGAGTTACAAGCACAGCATGACCATGCCtgtcttttacatgggtgctggggatttgagcTCAGGTCGCCATGCTTGCATAACAAGCACTtatccattgaaccatctctccagccctagttgtTTCTTTAAAACCCTATTTCTGGACTGGCAACATGGCTGAGGAGATACAAGATGGTTGCTGGCCTcctgatgacctgacttcaatcccaAGGTTCCACACGGTAGAATGAGAGAACTAACTCCCTTAAGTTGTCCTATGgccacctccccacacacactccccctGCCACTTctatgatgacctgagttcaatccctggaacccatgtaaaaatgaaGGCGAGAACTAAAATTGCCCTATGACCTTCACACAGGTACTGTTTCACaggcatatatatacacactgcATGAGCTTACATCCCTCCCACAATAATaactatataaaattataaaaaccttACCTGTGgaatagagaaatggctcagtgggtaagtgcttgccacacatgtgtaaggacctgagttcagatctgcaGAACCCAGGTCAATGCTGATAGTCCTGTgacctgcctgtaattccagcacctaaGAGTGGAGACAGAGCAAGTAGGCTAGCAAGATTAGCCATATCGGGAGCtttgggtttgattgagagaccctgtcgcAAAAGATACAATGGAAGAGCATGGAGGACAATACTTGACATCTTCCTCCAGCCTTTACATGCATacccatgtatgtgcatgtgcaccatACATGTGCCTGCATATATGCAACAATGCaactgtacatacatatacataccagATATACTAGGAAAGTATAAAGAAGCAAAAAACTtacttgtaaaatattttgaagtgaaAATGACTTTGTGTTTAGTCATTCCTTTTTGTTATCCATTTTATAGATTGTGGATATCAGTGATGTGTTCAGAAACACAGAGATCAGATTTCTTCAAGATGTACTGGCTAAGCCCCAAGGAACTGTCAAAGCTATATGTGTTCGTGAAGGAGCAGTAAGTGAAGCACAATTCTATGTTTTTTCAGAATGTATATTTtggaagaaaacatattcaatactGGTTCAAGAACATTTGAGAAAGAATAATATAATTTATCTATATTTACTTGTGTTAGACAGGATCTCGTGTAGCCTAGACTGACCTTGACCTTACAGTCCCCCTACCttaacttcccaagtgctgagattttaaaTATGTGAGACCAACCTAGTCCTAAAATTACTATTTTGAAAGAGATGTTACAAATTTGAAAATACTGAGAAATGTGCCTTTCCCCCACTATGTTATAATTCTAAAAATGTATCTACTTGCTAAGTAAACATACTTGTTAACCTAAAgtttacaattataaaaaaaaaaagattatagcAAAGAAAGTCTATATCCATTTGGATACTAAGTAGTTGAATATATTTGTAATGGTGGTTAGAAACTCAGTCTTGGGACTGGatacatggctcagcagttaagaatatgaCTGCTCTTCTGAGGACCCGAGTTCTATTAccagcaccacatggtgactcacaactgtctgtaactacagttccaggggaccggACACcttacacaggcaaaacaccaatgcacgtaaaaataaatacttttagtcttgctggacatggtggcatatgcctttaatcaggagttcaaggcaggcagctctctatgaatttgaggctaccCTAGATATATTTAAAGGAACCAGATCATCAAAATCTGGATCCTCTTGATCTGAAAGTTGTAGAACTCACCTTTGTACTTGACCTGCACATTGAATGACAGTCTACTGGTGACAGTCACAGCAGTCTCCAGTGAGACCTGTGCAATTGGGAAACAATGATCCTGTGGAACTTATAGCAAGACTTAAGCCCTGTGTCattttgaagaagaaatagagttGTATTAGATCCCACTCTTGTAATGGAAAGACACAAATATGTTTATATCTTATTTGACACTGTGAACCTGTTATAAAGCTGAGTGTCATATTGATGAGtatactttgatttctttcatcAGAAGTACTTAAGAAGGCAAGACGTCGAGCTCATTAGAGAGTTTGCAGCTCACCATTATAGTCAGGTAAGGAGCAGCGTCTGTGGGAATCTGTTTCTATTAACAACTGTGAGGCTctagttttggtttggttttggtttttcagatttcttttggttgtgtgtgagtgttttgcctgactgtatgtatgtgcaccaagtaCAAGCCTGCTACCTGTGGACCCAGAGAGGCCTCTGAAccctctagaactagagttacagatagttgtgagtcaccgtgtggggctgggaactgagctcagattctctgcaaaagcaattaTTACCCATAACTGCTGAGCTCTTAGGTTTGAGGGTCATTATTTCAGATTATATTTCTGCTGTGCATCTACTTTTACTGAAAGACTTCAATTTAGATCattgaatattttaataatttattttatttgtatattatgtatattggtgttttgcctccatgtatgtctgtgtcagggtgtcagataccctggaatgGAAGTTACAGACTttctgaactgccatgtgggtgatgggaattgaaaccaggtcctctggaagggcagtcagtgctcttaaccactgagccatctctctagcgaAAAATTGAATTACTATCATACTGAAAGTTAaaccatattctttttttttaattatttatttcatgtgcttttatttcatggtgttttgcatgcatgtaagtCTGTGAGAGTGTCATGTCCTCAAGAACTGtagtcacagacagttgtaagctgccatgtggatgctaggaattgaattcagttCATCTGCAAGAACaatcagtgtttttaaccactgagctatctttccagtcccaaACTATATTCCTTTAATGTGcatattttaggggctggagagatggctcagtggttaagagcactaactgctcttccagaggaccgggattcaattcccagtaaccacatggcagctcacaactgtccataactcctgttccaCGGGATCCAATATCCTtataaagacattcattcatgcaggcaaaacaccaatatacataaaataaatattttttttaaaaagtattttaatccagtttttaaaattaaataagtgggcgggggggggggggctggaaagatggctcagaggttaagagcactgactgttcttccagaggtcctgagttcaattcccagcaaccacatggtggctcacaaccatctgttatgagatctggtgccctcttctggtgtgcagatatacatggaaacagaatgttgtatgcataataaataaaatctaaaataaataaataaataaatgggactgTCTTCTGCTTGGAACAAGAAATCTGTTCTGTGAGGAAACAAATCCATctcactttttttggggggggggtgttttgagacagggtttctctgtgattttggaggatgtcctggaactagctcatatagaccaggctggtctcgaactcacagagatccttctgcctctgcctccctagtgctgggattaaaggcatgcaccaccaccaccaggctccatctcacttttgaaaaaaataccAATAAGTTTTTTCTCTATCAAGGAAGTCTTACCTATATTCCTAAACGCCAAGAGGAACTGGAGTTCACCATTTGCTAAATTCATAATGGAGGAGGAAAGACTGGAACTAACCAGATTGATGGAGATCCaagaggaagacatggtgctcCTGACTGCTGGGGAACATGAGAAAGCAGTGAGTAAAATTGTCTCAGCACATGTtgattacatatttaaaatggaCTGTTAGTTTCATAAAGCAGGGATGCTCTGCGTAAATTGCTATGCAAATGTCTTTTAGTACTTTATAGTTCACTGTATAAAAACTAGAGCCATTCTGTGCATGGTGGTATGGAGAGTAGCAGAcctcaagtttgagaccagcctacactccatagtgagaccctgtctccgtAAAGCAAACCAAATTGGGGGTCTTGGTGCAGTGAAGTTGTTGTATGGGTAAGGGCATTGCTGTCAAGTCTAATGGCCTGTGTTTGGTCACTGGGAACCCACATGataagagagaactgacttccaaaagttatctcttctctctgtctttgtctctgtctctctgtctttctccccaactctcccattctctctctttcacacacaatgaaaattttaaattggaGTCTCTTCATTAGTTATCAACTTCATTGGCATTGTACACATCAGATCTGGGTCTTATTAGGAAATCAGTGCAATGATGAAAAGATACATTGAAAgattgcaaaagaaagaaaacattaattacaAACTTGTACACAATGTATTCCCAAAACTATAAAGGGACAGTTCAGTCCACTGGAGGGGTAGGGCTGCTGGACTGATACCCCTCAACTGCTATAGTCAAGGCAGGACTGTCTCTCAGTCACAAGTGGTAGGTAAGTGCAGCCATGTACTAACAAAGTCACTTTTGCCAGGGAATCGATAGGAGAATGGGTGTAGTTGGAAAGGTCCTTGTAAAAGCTACAAATCattaaaagagaaacatgaatatTAAAACTTGTAAGTGGGCATgctagctcacacctgtaattccagcattcaggaggaaaaGCCACCCAGGCCACATATCTGAGCCCATGTAGAGGTTAACAGTTTTCTTATTGTAACACAGCTAGAAAGTGGAGAAATCAGATCTAAACCATTAACTATTTCCCAAATTcccatttgtatgtgtgtgatgagtgtgtggtatgtttatatgtgagtgagtgtgtgcacaGTGAGTGTCTGTGTGAAGGACAGAGGTTAATGTTGAGTATTTTTCCTCAGTCTCTCCCTTACATTCTGAGAGCTAGACTAGGTGCTTAATGAAttccagagatccacttgtctctgccccaCAAATGCtgccttttacatgggtgctgggaatccaagctCAGGTGCTCATGATTTCATGACAGGCATTTTACCAAGCTGCCTCCCAGCCCTCAGAATTCAGTCTTAAATCAACATCTAACTCATGCCACCTCTAATCATAGCCAACATTTTCTGACTATTAAGTGCATGTCAATCCACACCATAGCGCTTCaggaactgaaaaacaaaaacaaaaaacaaaaacaaaaacaaaacttacaaTGAATGAAACTGGTCCCCATACTGTATTGGGTTCTATATCTTATTATATATCTTTTCTCACTTAACTTTACCAATCTTATTCTGtgcacctgtgattccagcttcTGGGGGGGCGGGGTTTGAACCAGGATTGAGTTCAgtagttcagggccaacctggaaaacaaagaaataccTCACCTCAATAAATAATGGAATCACTTCAGTGCTGGAGTAGGTATTTTATCCCATTTACTTATAAAGAGATGTAGAGAAATTAGTAAGTAGACAAACAGCTCAGAGCTTGGTCTGTGAGGCTCTGGTGCCTGTGTTCCTGGTCACTGTGGTATGAAATGCTCACACATTCAGCTCAGGCTAATAGTCATGTGTGCTTATCCATCTGGCATTCAGATCACCCTCATATCTTTGTGTCCTAATAAAGTGTCTCATGTAGTAATTGGCCAGTCTTTTGCTATAGCCTGGCCTTCAAAATTGAGCTTGTGTCATCTGATGCCCACTCTGCAAGAAGCTGACTTAatgtttgtgtcttttgtttaCAGTGCTCTTTGTTGGGGAAGTTACGATTGCAGTGTGCAGACCTTTTGGAGATGAGAGGAGTAGTACTCCGTGACCCAGCACTGTTCTCTTTCCTTTGGGTGGTGGACTTCCCACTCTTCCTTACTAAGGAAGAGAGTCCCACAGAGCTGGAGTCAGCCCACCACCCATTCACTGCTCCTCACCCCAGTGACATTCACCTCCTCCATACGGAACCTGAAAAGGtactatcttttattttattcttccaaatgaaaatggaatatctaaataaatacaaagaacttCAAGATTCACTCAGTAGAACCAAGGAAAAGACTGAGCCTACTGTTAATAAATTGTGTTTAAGTGCAGTGTCTTAGTCCTATAGAATTGAAAGCCAGAGAAATCTAACATGAAAATTCTGTGAATCTTGTAGGTTCGTGGCCAACACTACGACTTGGTTTTAAATGGCTGTGAGGTAGGAGGTGGTTCTATCCGAATTCATGATGCACAGCTACAGAGGTACATTCTGGCAACATTACTAAAGGTAACAAAATGCCTTCTAACCTTGACTTACTTTTGCCCACATATTGCttatgaaacatttgtttaaaaaggAGAGTTtacaatacaatacaaaatgTCAGCTTTCCTTTGTGTTTAATGTAGGAACTTGGAAAAGCAAATGATAATCTTTGCTTATTAATGCTTACtcttttagttagggtttttattgctgtaaagagacaccataaccatgtcaactcttataaaggaaaacatttgattagggctggcttacagtttcagagacttaatCCATTGTCAtcctggcaggaagcatggtggtgtgcaggtagacatggtactggagaaggagctgagagttctacatctggatcagcaggctgCAGGAAGAGACTGctcacactgggtgtggcttgaacatctgatacctcaaagccagcccccaatgacacacttcctccacaaagccatacctattccaacaagtcTATAATAGTGCAggtccctatgagcctatggggccatttttgttcaaaccaccatacttacTGTGTGCTAGGGCCTATAAGAcatacaggcagatgtggtggctcatgcatcTAATTCCAACACTTAAAAGGTTGAAATATGAAGGTTGCCTTGCATTCCAGGCCATCTTGGGCTATCTAGCAAGACCAttactcaaaaagaaaacaaaaaaaagtaccATATATACACTGATGTATTATTTAACCTTCACAATAATTTCTGTGAGTAGATATCCTCATTAtgctcattttatagatgaaaaactGAGGCAGGTACTAGCCCAAGTCACAAAGCACAGAGGTGACACAAGCCTGAAATCAGCTttcaagaggctgaggtagaGTTGCAAATATGAGTCAGGCTTGGGCTGCTAAAATCCTGTCTCAGCTAGTACAGGAACTGAAGGGTGGCTCTCGAGACCAAGCTTCTAAAATGTAATTCCAGTGAATGATAGCAttaagagggagagacaggtggaccttTCTGTGGATGTGTTAGTGTTTTGTGTTAAGGCTTGAAGCTCAAGCCAAGCTGGCACTCAttatcttcctgccttctccagagtgctggagtgCAGGTGAGGGACTTGTCCTAGTCCATTGAACTTTAACCCTCtttaagttttgttgttgtattttttttaacatctccCAGTGCCATCTCACTAAGTCATGTCATTTTTAAACTGAATTTCATTtcccttattatttattttagtctaACAGAAGACTTTCGTtcagtttatatttaaaatatgttttgcaTTTCAGGAAGATGTGAAATTGCTTTCCCATCTGCTCCAGGCTTTAGACTATGGGGCACCCCCTCATGGAGGAATTGCCTTAGGTAAACAATTTGTCTTTTTGTACACTaaattccattccattccatggCACTGTCTCAAATTTAGACTTTCAGTTTAAGGGGAAGGAATTGGGAGTGGCTGAGTCCAAGAGTTCCATATgagtctctctctttttatttcagTAATTTATTTATGAGAGATGAGATTGAGTCCAGAGCCTTGTGCACCTATGaacacttcatttttattttcctgtctaGTGTGGGATTGTGTCTGTACacttgcagagagagagagagagagagagaaagagagagagagagagagagagagagagagagagagagagagagagagagcacaaagttGGAagagttgggaggcagaagcaggcagatttctgcaaattcaaggccagcttggccaatatagcaagttccaggtcagccaagactacagtgtgacccacacacatacccttaaaaacaacacaacagtAAAAAAGTGcctactactcttgcagaggacctcattttagttctttgttttttaattggagaaaaaaattagGGGCTTATGTCAACTTTTCACAATTGCCTGGCACGTGCTATAGATTGTATCTGGGAAAGCACAGAAGCAAGGCAGAAGCCATATTCAGATTCAGGGTACACAGAGGACAGCACGCAGCATCTCCTTTCACCAGATTGGGTTCTATAGCTATGGTCTGGCATCCAACAACAATAAGCATGTCTTACAAATTGCATGTAAATATTTGTCATGGGAGGCATGAAATCACATCTTAGAACAATCCAGGGAACAAAATGCATCTGAGGTAAAAGCCCTTCTGCCTTTTTTCCTGAGGCCTCTCTCACGGTTCCCCCAAGACATTGTTCACCATGTGACATTCTTTTGACTGTGatgacccgggttcaattcctagtacctacatggcagctcataactgtctataactccaactccagggaatttgatgccctcacatagatatgcatgcaggcaaaacaccaatgcacataaaatataaataaatcattttttaagaaataattttcaaaaaagaaaaagaagtcatacagtatattctgatcacagcTTTCTGTCCCCCAACTCGTCCAATACTCTTCCCACCTTTCtacccatctttctttctttggtctgttaagacatggtttccctgtgtagccctgaaaattactatgtagaccagactatccttgaactcagagatccacctacctctgcctcccaactgcacCACCATAGCCtggcctcttccttcccttttttctctttttagaaagAGAACagtcaagcaaacaaacaaaaatagcggtaaacatacatacatacatacatacatacatatgaaaacacaAGAGTCAAAATCATAATATATAGACAAAAGACCAGTTAAGATAAAGAATGCCTGAACGaaacaaaaagtctacaaaaatactattgggtttttttttgtttgccatctactgctgggcatggggcctgccatTTAGCGTGGTTAAATAGGATTCCATTAGAGACCAgtgatttttcctttgcaagttgATTAGAGATAGTCTCTTGGTTAGGGTGGCAGTTCATGTCCACTTACCATTGGAACCCCCATCTGGCTTGAGTCTGTCTGAGCctgtgtgcatgctgccacagtctgctttcttatgtgCATCAGATATGGCCTGAATTTGAATTCCAACACCCACAACCAAGCAGCTCACAATTCCTTATAATTCCAATGCTGGGGAGCAGGGGGATTTGACACCACTGGCCTCAGTGGGCATCTGCTTTCATGCACACAgacaacacaataaaaataacaaaaataagagctctaggccagcctagaTTATGTGAAATCCTGTATAaccaggagatggtggcacatgcctttaatcccaacactcgggaggcagacagatctctgagtctgaggccagcctggtctacagagcaagttccaggacaggctccaaagctacagagaaaccctgtcttggggatggaaaaaaaaagttttaattatatAACCACTAAGACAGgactacaaagtgaaaccctgtctccaaacgaTAGTAGAAAAAACAAGTTATTCTCAAAGTTAAGTTCTATGCATTTCACATGTTAACTTTATATTTTACATCATAGGGCTAGACAGACTGCTGTGTCTTATCACTGGAGCTCCAAGCATCAGAGATGTGATAGCCTTCCCCAAATCCTATCGAGGACATGACCTCATGAGCAATGCCCCAGATTCTGTGCCTCTTGAAGAGCTGAAACCCTACCACATCCAGGTCTCATGGCCAACAGACTCCGAAGAGGAGGATGCATCAGCCACACCTTCCAAAAACTTGAACTCTTAAGTTTTGTCTGCTTTGCTCTGCCAAACCTAATATCCAGAGCTGCCAGACTTTAGAGTCAAGCCTCCATGTGGAAGCACTCATCACCATATTAAGAAACAGAAGCTACCCAACTGTGGTTTGGTAATGTGACCCACTAGGACTTTCTGTGAATGGGACTTGTGAACAAGTTTTTTAACTGAAGCattgtaaaacaaaatagaaaaccttTTTATTGGAGTGTTTAGAGTCTGTGATTTCCAAGCATGGTTTTCATAACCCAGATATGTTATTTAGGACAGGGGATATCAAGTCATAAAGGAGAATGTTTGCCTCTGTAGACCAGCCAGTTGTTCCAAGAAGAGGATTTAAATTCACCCAGTCTCGACAGGAAACCATATAAATTGAGCTTTGTGTTGACCTTTCAGCTATTAATATACTAAGAAGTAGCATGGTagaatttaaaaagtcacaaaattCTATTCAGAATTGCACCTTCAGCAACTTGCAAGCTTCTCTTAAGTCTCTCATGCTGCTTATATAATGTAATTGATAATTGTCCTGGTTATCTTACAGGACTCTTGTTGCCAGAATCAGGAGGTAAAGCAGCACTAAAAACAAagctgtcttagtcattgttctattgctatgaggagacaccatgaccaaagcaactccttttataaaagcatttaattggggctttctTACAGAGGTTAGCCCATTATcagcagacatggtactggagaa is part of the Cricetulus griseus strain 17A/GY chromosome 5, alternate assembly CriGri-PICRH-1.0, whole genome shotgun sequence genome and encodes:
- the Dars2 gene encoding aspartate--tRNA ligase, mitochondrial isoform X2; the protein is MYLGSWLSRLCRGLSRPIGKTPHPIWGSLSRSLSSQRIPEFSSFVARTNTCGELRSSHLGQEVTLCGWIQYRRQNTFLVLRDCHGLVQIIIPQDEKMPTGEIEIKVKTAELLNTCKKLPFEIKDFVKKTEALRLQYRYLDLRSFQMQYNLRLRSHMVMKMREYLCNLHGFVDVETPTLFKRTPGGAKEFLVPSREPGKFYSLTQSPQQFKQLLMVGGLDRYFQVARCYRDEGSRPDRQPEFTQIDIEMSFVDQTGIQRLIEGLLQYSWPDDKDPVAIPFPSMTFAEALATYGTDKPDIRFGMKIVDISDVFRNTEIRFLQDVLAKPQGTVKAICVREGAKYLRRQDVELIREFAAHHYSQEVLPIFLNAKRNWSSPFAKFIMEEERLELTRLMEIQEEDMVLLTAGEHEKACSLLGKLRLQCADLLEMRGVVLRDPALFSFLWVVDFPLFLTKEESPTELESAHHPFTAPHPSDIHLLHTEPEKVRGQHYDLVLNGCEVGGGSIRIHDAQLQRYILATLLKEDVKLLSHLLQALDYGAPPHGGIALGLDRLLCLITGAPSIRDVIAFPKSYRGHDLMSNAPDSVPLEELKPYHIQVSWPTDSEEEDASATPSKNLNS